A stretch of the Rosa rugosa chromosome 5, drRosRugo1.1, whole genome shotgun sequence genome encodes the following:
- the LOC133711874 gene encoding UPF0481 protein At3g47200-like, whose translation MADHTINMVVYDCKKCKKTKKCIFKVPKVLRRQNSEAYTPDVVAIGPFHYPQKRSKECNICDECKKHKGRKECEECKEGKEVKEEELKLMERVKKTYLDEILRGMNVNLEELMAKVIEHSDQKNEDTFVKSARDFYAEPLDHISSKDFMEMMIRDGCFLIQLFRKCKYEDLKQDDDPVFNMDCMLNFLCHDLLLLENQLPWFVLESLYNLILGNCQGHHSSLSILILDAFTKLPSLKRSCKSYKDHLLKDQLHRHNCHGDADVLHILDLIRSSIVVPMEIKDERANKVRKQDFFDPEVHQMHTATALSKAGIRFRKVERESIMDIRFEEGRVLTNGVFNGLNVGMLSESLFRNLIAIEQCYPGYSNEITSYAILMDNLISSKEDMELLCKAKVIGNWLSDEDGCKFFNNLYKNIPHNKFYYVDLCEKLNSGYRIRGYTWVASFKTEKFSNPWTVAAFFIGILLLALSLWTTTNNIRSFMQK comes from the exons ATGGCAGATCATACTATTAATATGGTAGTCTATGATTGCAAGAAATGCAAGAAAACCAAGAAATGCATCTTCAAAGTTCCTAAGGTGCTGCGGAGACAAAATTCCGAGGCATATACGCCTGATGTGGTCGCAATTGGACCTTTTCATTATCCCCAAAAGCGAAGCAAGGAATGTAACATATGCGATGAATGCAAGAAACACAAGGGGAGAAAAGAATGCGAAGAATGCAAGGAAGGGAAGGAAGTCAAGGAAGAAGAATTGAAACTCATGGAACGAGTGAAAAAGACGTACTTGGATGAAATTCTCAGAGGCATGAATGTAAATTTGGAAGAGCTGATGGCGAAAGTTATTGAGCATTCAGATCAAAAAAATGAAGACACTTTTGTGAAAAGCGCCCGTGACTTTTATGCGGAACCACTTGATCATATTTCCTCCAAAGACTTCATGGAGATGATGATACGTGACGGCTGCTTCCTGATTCAACTATTTCGGAAGTGTAAATATGAGGATCTTAAGCAGGATGATGACCCAGTATTCAACATGGATTGCATGTTGAATTTCCTATGCCATGACCTTTTGCTCCTAGAAAATCAACTACCTTGGTTTGTTCTGGAGAGTTTATATAACCTTATCCTTGGAAATTGCCAAGGTCATCACTCCTCCCTCTCTATTCTCATTCTTGATGCCTTCACCAAATTACCATCACTGAAGCGTAGTTGCAAATCCTATAAAGACCATCTTCTCAAAGATCAACTTCATAGACACAATTGTCATGGTGATGCTGATGTTCTGCACATACTCGATCTGATAAGATCTTCTATAGTTGTTCCAATGGAGATCAAAGACGAGAGAGCAAATAAAGTTCGTAAACAGGATTTCTTCGATCCAGAAGTACATCAGATGCATACTGCGACTGCGCTTTCAAAGGCAGGCATTAGATTCAGAAAAGTGGAAAGAGAAAGCATAATGGACATAAGATTTGAAGAGGGCCGGGTTCTCACCAATGGAGTTTTCAATGGA CTAAACGTTggaatgttgtctgaatcattATTCCGGAACCTTATTGCTATTGAACAATGCTACCCTGGTTATTCAAATGAAATAACATCTTATGCCATCTTAATGGACAATCTCATCTCTTCCAAAGAAGATATGGAATTACTCTGCAAGGCGAAAGTAATAGGTAACTGGCTGAGTGATGAAGATGGTTGCAAGTTCTTCAACAACCTTTACAAGAATATCCCGCACAACAAGTTTTACTATGTTGATCTCTGCGAGAAATTGAACAGTGGTTATAGAATTAGAGGGTATACATGGGTGGCTTCATTCAAGACTGAAAAGTTCTCTAACCCATGGACAGTTGCTGCTTTCTTCATAGGTATTCTCCTTCTGGCTCTTAGCCTGTGGACCACCACAAATAACATTCGGAGCTTCATGCAGAAATGA